In Ruminococcaceae bacterium R-25, one genomic interval encodes:
- a CDS encoding glutamate racemase, translating into MTDVRPIGVFDSGIGGLTVLREIWEAVPNESTIYFGDNSRSPYGTKSRSTIIRYSLQNMKFLESKDVKMIVIACNTASAYAYEELKKRADVPVVEVVTPGADVACRATKNGKIGIIATKGTISTGVYKAAVEKRAEELGLKNIEIYQQACPLFVSLAEEGWWDKEVTRLTAEEYLKPLKEAGVDTLVMACTHYPLLSKVIQEVMGDGVVLVNTGEATAKVVKELLSSEGTTSEGNQSPVREFYTSDEPELFEQVATPFLGEGLPSGTKHFTTDKYEVTV; encoded by the coding sequence ATGACTGATGTAAGACCGATCGGAGTTTTCGATTCAGGTATCGGAGGACTTACGGTCCTTCGTGAGATCTGGGAAGCGGTGCCAAATGAGAGCACCATCTATTTTGGTGATAACTCGAGATCTCCTTACGGAACAAAGTCCAGAAGCACGATAATCCGTTATTCACTTCAGAATATGAAATTCCTGGAGAGCAAGGACGTTAAGATGATCGTCATTGCCTGCAATACCGCCAGTGCTTATGCATACGAAGAGCTTAAAAAGAGGGCAGATGTCCCTGTAGTAGAGGTGGTAACGCCTGGCGCCGATGTAGCCTGCCGTGCGACTAAAAACGGAAAGATAGGCATCATCGCTACCAAAGGTACTATTTCCACAGGCGTTTATAAGGCTGCCGTAGAGAAGAGAGCAGAAGAGCTTGGCCTTAAGAATATTGAGATATATCAGCAGGCTTGTCCTCTTTTCGTATCCCTGGCAGAAGAAGGCTGGTGGGATAAGGAAGTAACGAGACTCACTGCCGAAGAATACTTAAAGCCTTTAAAAGAAGCCGGTGTCGACACCCTCGTCATGGCATGCACGCACTATCCGCTGCTTTCCAAAGTGATACAGGAAGTAATGGGAGACGGCGTAGTCCTCGTAAATACAGGAGAGGCTACGGCAAAGGTCGTAAAAGAGCTCTTAAGCAGCGAAGGAACGACTTCCGAAGGAAACCAGAGCCCTGTGAGGGAATTTTATACGAGCGACGAGCCGGAACTTTTTGAGCAGGTTGCAACGCCTTTCCTCGGCGAAGGACTGCCTTCCGGTACAAAACATTTTACGACAGACAAATATGAGGTGACCGTCTGA
- a CDS encoding putative nitroreductase, producing MDSSYYDLIFKRKSFHRYGEPDGKTITQEELNEISEMWYKFTPLFEGIKTKIKIVPGAQTSCNRGEEYCILIYSEKKPGYLQNIGYIGEQLDLYLTGNGIGPLWFGVGRTKERKFEGLEYVIMMAIRKIDDDSKFRKPGDLSTFIRVPVEEFWEGPVIDGITEVVRLTPTACNIQPWKVVNKGDGTLDVYRYRRPGKHGIIPPFRLAYFGSIDIGIFMLFMDICLEHKGIAFERNLTPDDGNFQRLNLNAVYKLKG from the coding sequence ATGGACAGCTCATATTATGATTTGATCTTTAAACGTAAATCGTTCCACAGATACGGTGAGCCGGACGGCAAGACTATTACTCAGGAAGAATTAAATGAGATATCTGAGATGTGGTATAAGTTCACACCTCTTTTCGAAGGCATAAAGACGAAGATCAAGATCGTCCCCGGCGCACAGACGAGCTGCAACAGGGGAGAAGAATACTGCATCCTGATCTACAGCGAAAAGAAACCCGGATATCTTCAGAACATAGGTTATATCGGCGAGCAGTTAGACCTCTATCTCACAGGCAATGGAATAGGACCTCTCTGGTTCGGCGTAGGAAGGACCAAGGAGCGTAAGTTCGAAGGCCTGGAATATGTGATCATGATGGCCATAAGAAAGATCGATGACGATTCTAAATTCAGAAAGCCCGGTGACCTTTCAACGTTTATCCGTGTTCCCGTTGAAGAATTCTGGGAAGGCCCTGTGATAGATGGCATTACAGAAGTCGTAAGGCTTACTCCTACGGCATGTAATATTCAGCCGTGGAAAGTAGTAAACAAGGGTGACGGAACGCTTGATGTATACCGTTACAGGAGACCCGGCAAGCACGGCATTATCCCTCCGTTCAGACTCGCATATTTCGGGAGCATCGATATAGGAATCTTCATGCTCTTTATGGATATCTGCTTGGAGCATAAGGGAATTGCTTTTGAAAGGAATCTCACTCCTGATGACGGCAACTTCCAGAGACTTAATCTCAATGCCGTATACAAATTGAAAGGCTAA
- a CDS encoding 5'-nucleotidase /3'-nucleotidase /exopolyphosphatase, which translates to MKKILVTNDDGIDSEGIKRLAEAASKFGEVWVVAPCKQYSAMSHSATFWTPIDVWPVDFPIEGVHAYATSGTPSDCVCVALNAVLPFKPDAVFCGINKGYNIASSIQYSGTCGAAFEAANQGCHTIAFSENHEGTHEVADKYIEEITAVLLDKPLGVNEIWNINFPGCTLDECKGIKYDCAVCQEQFFSGGYDVVKRDGDKVTYMINYEPVWKAEEGTDLRAVIDNYVAVGKVKNFS; encoded by the coding sequence ATGAAAAAGATACTGGTCACAAATGACGACGGAATAGATTCTGAGGGAATTAAAAGGCTCGCAGAAGCAGCTTCAAAATTTGGCGAAGTGTGGGTTGTAGCACCTTGCAAGCAGTACAGCGCAATGTCCCACTCTGCTACATTTTGGACGCCTATAGATGTGTGGCCGGTTGATTTTCCCATTGAAGGCGTACATGCCTATGCAACATCAGGGACACCTTCCGACTGCGTTTGCGTTGCTTTAAATGCAGTTCTTCCTTTTAAGCCCGATGCCGTTTTCTGCGGTATTAACAAAGGCTATAACATCGCATCTTCAATTCAGTATTCCGGTACGTGCGGAGCTGCTTTCGAGGCCGCAAACCAGGGATGCCACACGATCGCTTTTTCCGAAAACCACGAAGGAACTCACGAAGTTGCCGATAAGTATATTGAAGAGATCACTGCTGTTTTGCTGGATAAGCCGCTCGGTGTAAATGAGATATGGAATATCAATTTCCCGGGCTGCACATTAGATGAATGCAAAGGTATTAAATACGACTGCGCTGTATGCCAGGAGCAGTTTTTCTCGGGCGGCTACGATGTCGTAAAAAGAGACGGTGATAAGGTCACATACATGATCAATTACGAACCTGTCTGGAAGGCCGAAGAAGGCACGGACTTAAGGGCCGTTATCGACAACTATGTGGCTGTCGGGAAAGTTAAGAATTTCAGCTGA
- a CDS encoding RluA family pseudouridine synthase has product MRDFTVNKSQDGLHVVKASQEAFPQLKSSDLFHALKRRDIRIDGKKINKDIAVKTGNVVEIWLPDELFDTAKKVPAKQPEKMYEIVAETKGLLIVNKFQGIAVHSGKSDIDDTLIDQIRNNTKFKDAELCHRIDMNTGGLVLIAKNKAALADCVELFKNDLVTKRYRALVLGEPHAGEPAVGEDGTLYKEVKGFLEKTKAGKVYIHDEKQPGDLDIATKYRILKTFEHVGPDGESVSDLELELVTGRTHQIRAQFAHLGHPVLGDGNYGRNKVNMHFETKDGKKVRYQQLFSCQILFGRIPKNNMHVDVSGKTFKIGPDYNVRLIKGD; this is encoded by the coding sequence ATGCGTGATTTTACAGTAAATAAATCCCAGGACGGGCTTCATGTCGTAAAGGCATCCCAGGAAGCTTTTCCTCAACTCAAATCCTCCGATCTTTTCCACGCGCTCAAAAGGCGTGACATCAGGATCGACGGCAAGAAGATTAATAAAGATATTGCCGTAAAGACCGGAAATGTAGTTGAAATATGGCTCCCGGACGAGCTTTTCGATACCGCGAAAAAGGTCCCTGCAAAACAGCCTGAGAAGATGTATGAGATCGTCGCTGAGACAAAGGGGCTTCTCATCGTAAATAAATTCCAGGGAATTGCGGTCCATTCCGGAAAGAGCGACATAGATGACACCCTGATTGACCAGATCAGGAATAACACCAAGTTCAAGGATGCTGAACTCTGCCACAGGATCGATATGAATACAGGCGGCCTTGTCCTTATCGCTAAGAATAAGGCGGCTCTGGCAGACTGCGTCGAGCTTTTCAAAAATGACCTCGTAACCAAAAGATACAGGGCGCTCGTTTTGGGCGAACCCCATGCCGGCGAGCCTGCTGTAGGCGAAGATGGTACGCTTTATAAGGAAGTTAAGGGCTTTCTCGAAAAGACAAAGGCCGGCAAAGTCTATATTCATGACGAAAAGCAGCCGGGTGACCTCGATATTGCTACTAAATACCGCATATTAAAGACTTTCGAACACGTGGGACCTGACGGTGAGAGCGTTTCAGACCTCGAATTGGAGCTCGTAACTGGAAGAACACACCAGATCAGGGCGCAGTTTGCCCATTTGGGACATCCCGTTTTAGGAGACGGCAACTACGGCAGAAATAAGGTCAATATGCATTTTGAGACCAAAGACGGCAAGAAGGTCAGATACCAGCAGTTGTTTTCATGCCAGATCCTGTTCGGCAGGATCCCGAAGAACAATATGCACGTTGACGTGTCGGGTAAAACCTTTAAAATAGGACCAGATTATAATGTCCGCCTTATTAAGGGAGATTGA
- a CDS encoding membrane protease YdiL (CAAX protease family), whose amino-acid sequence MDTADTKSVEKKRLLIFIVIAYCVSFLMMIPMYIGKQKGIDLTQIVNAQMCSPAAGVALGFLVCYKGEKRVPKMFMGVLIVNYVLQIILGLLSVFANPFGPDDVIDLAKLAGSSGDTAQLTGAQTTLQLSQIYTLIGQYVLIICSVLLWIGYFVARKEGRKFAGLSRNKEGIGIILVLLFIVLYLVRNIGPLMLDGLFNKTMPIYQQQYSDLIKNPLFILSLISLPINYLLTIIAFLGEEYGWRYFLMPIMQKKFGMKAGVLLLGFVWGLWHIPVDTMYYTEDSIPQMIIGQMIVCVTMGIFFGYAYLKTNNIWVPVAMHFLNNNLIAIITGTFSGDVLRNQHIEWLYLVEVLFLDFIFFGLFIFAKEYRSKKKAKEAADA is encoded by the coding sequence ATGGATACAGCTGATACTAAATCTGTAGAAAAGAAACGTTTGCTCATATTCATAGTAATCGCTTACTGTGTTTCATTCTTAATGATGATCCCGATGTATATCGGAAAGCAGAAGGGTATAGATCTGACCCAGATCGTAAATGCCCAGATGTGTTCGCCTGCTGCGGGCGTAGCTTTGGGATTTCTTGTCTGCTATAAGGGCGAAAAGCGCGTCCCGAAGATGTTCATGGGCGTTCTTATCGTAAATTACGTGTTACAGATCATTCTGGGTCTTTTAAGCGTTTTCGCTAATCCCTTTGGACCTGATGATGTCATTGATCTCGCCAAATTAGCCGGTTCATCAGGTGATACAGCACAGCTTACAGGCGCCCAGACAACATTGCAGTTATCGCAGATCTACACTCTTATCGGCCAGTATGTCCTGATCATATGTTCGGTTCTTCTCTGGATCGGCTATTTTGTTGCGCGCAAAGAGGGACGTAAGTTCGCTGGACTCTCTAGAAATAAAGAGGGTATCGGTATCATTTTAGTCTTATTGTTCATAGTGCTTTATCTTGTAAGAAATATCGGACCTCTCATGCTGGATGGCCTTTTTAACAAGACGATGCCTATATACCAGCAGCAGTATTCGGACCTTATCAAAAACCCGCTGTTTATACTGTCGCTGATAAGTCTTCCTATTAATTATTTACTTACCATAATCGCATTCTTAGGCGAAGAATACGGCTGGAGATATTTCCTAATGCCCATCATGCAGAAGAAGTTCGGCATGAAAGCAGGCGTTCTCCTTTTGGGATTCGTATGGGGTCTTTGGCACATTCCTGTTGATACGATGTACTATACCGAGGATTCGATCCCCCAGATGATAATAGGCCAGATGATCGTATGCGTAACTATGGGAATATTCTTCGGATATGCATATCTTAAGACGAACAATATCTGGGTTCCCGTTGCAATGCATTTTCTGAATAATAATCTTATTGCGATCATCACCGGCACATTCTCCGGTGATGTCCTTAGGAACCAGCATATCGAATGGCTCTATCTCGTAGAGGTATTGTTCTTAGATTTCATCTTCTTCGGACTTTTCATTTTTGCAAAAGAATACAGATCGAAGAAGAAAGCAAAAGAGGCAGCAGATGCGTGA
- a CDS encoding GTP-binding protein TypA/BipA — MAVTTIENLRNIAIIAHVDHGKTTIVDSMLKQAGVYRENETVVEQVMDSNDLERERGITILAKNTAIDYKGIRINVVDTPGHADFGGEVERVLKMVDSVLLVVDAFDGPMPQTRFVLHKALELGLKPIVCINKIDRPDARPLEVVDMVLDLFIELGADDEQLEFPVVYTSGKTCIATLDLKEYEEGKELDFTPLLDTVVKYTPCPVGDPEGPMQLLVSNIDSDPYIGRIGVGRVERGTIKQGENVALVTYGEDGKRNARVVKLMRFHNLGREEVSEASIGEIVCVAGIADINIGDTLCDALNPEPLPFVKIDEPTIAMTFSVNDSPFAGQEGKFVTSRHLRDRLFKEIETNVSMRVEETDTTEAFIVKGRGELHLSVLIETMRREGYEFQVSKPKVIMKEIDGVLSEPVEDLVIDVPEEFVGPVMEKIGKRKGELLNMLPPTKGYTRLEFKIPSRGLLGYRTEFLTDTKGNGIMNSIISGFEPFAGEIETRSQGVLVAFETGTAVTYGLYNAQDRGALFIGAGTPVYEGMIVGINPKPDDITVNVCKKKHVTNMRSAGADDAMRLTPPLVYSLEQCLEFVEDDELCEVTPQSIRLRKKILNNDLRAKTLAKAKRDA; from the coding sequence ATGGCAGTCACAACTATCGAGAACTTAAGAAACATCGCAATCATTGCTCACGTCGACCACGGTAAGACAACTATCGTAGACTCCATGCTCAAGCAGGCAGGCGTTTACCGTGAGAATGAGACGGTAGTAGAGCAGGTAATGGACTCTAACGACCTGGAGCGAGAGAGAGGCATCACGATCCTCGCAAAGAATACGGCTATCGACTACAAGGGTATCCGTATCAATGTCGTAGATACTCCCGGCCACGCTGACTTCGGCGGTGAGGTTGAGCGTGTTCTTAAGATGGTTGACTCCGTTCTCCTCGTTGTAGATGCTTTCGACGGACCGATGCCCCAGACAAGATTCGTTCTTCACAAGGCTCTTGAGTTAGGTCTTAAGCCTATCGTATGCATCAACAAGATCGACCGTCCTGATGCAAGACCTCTTGAAGTCGTTGACATGGTATTGGATCTCTTCATCGAACTCGGTGCTGATGACGAACAGCTCGAATTCCCCGTTGTTTATACGTCCGGTAAGACATGCATCGCTACACTTGACCTCAAGGAATATGAGGAAGGCAAGGAACTCGATTTCACACCTCTCCTTGATACAGTAGTTAAGTACACACCTTGCCCTGTAGGTGATCCTGAAGGCCCCATGCAGCTTCTCGTATCCAACATCGACTCTGACCCTTATATCGGCAGAATCGGCGTAGGAAGAGTCGAGAGAGGTACTATCAAGCAGGGTGAGAACGTTGCCCTCGTTACTTACGGTGAAGACGGCAAGCGTAATGCAAGAGTCGTTAAGCTCATGAGATTCCACAATCTGGGCCGTGAGGAAGTATCAGAAGCTTCCATCGGTGAGATTGTATGCGTTGCCGGTATTGCTGACATCAACATCGGTGATACTCTCTGCGATGCTCTTAATCCCGAGCCGCTTCCGTTCGTTAAGATCGACGAGCCTACGATCGCTATGACATTCTCCGTTAACGACAGCCCCTTCGCAGGACAGGAAGGCAAGTTCGTTACATCACGTCACTTAAGAGACAGACTTTTCAAGGAAATCGAGACAAACGTTTCCATGAGAGTCGAAGAGACAGATACAACAGAAGCATTCATCGTAAAGGGCAGAGGAGAGCTCCATCTCTCAGTCCTGATCGAGACAATGCGCCGTGAAGGATATGAGTTCCAGGTAAGCAAGCCGAAGGTTATCATGAAGGAGATCGACGGTGTTCTCTCAGAACCTGTGGAAGACCTCGTTATCGATGTTCCTGAGGAATTCGTCGGCCCTGTCATGGAGAAGATCGGAAAGCGTAAGGGAGAGCTCTTAAACATGCTTCCTCCTACCAAGGGATATACGCGTCTTGAGTTCAAGATCCCGTCCAGAGGCCTTCTCGGATACCGTACCGAGTTTTTGACCGACACTAAGGGCAATGGTATAATGAACAGCATTATCTCGGGCTTTGAACCCTTCGCAGGTGAGATCGAGACCAGAAGTCAGGGCGTTCTCGTTGCTTTCGAGACCGGAACGGCAGTAACCTACGGATTGTACAATGCTCAGGATAGAGGTGCACTCTTCATTGGAGCAGGCACACCGGTATACGAAGGCATGATCGTTGGTATCAACCCTAAGCCTGATGACATTACCGTTAATGTCTGCAAAAAGAAGCATGTAACCAACATGCGTTCAGCAGGTGCTGACGATGCTATGCGTCTTACACCTCCGCTGGTTTACTCCCTTGAACAGTGCCTGGAATTTGTCGAAGATGATGAGCTTTGCGAGGTAACTCCCCAGAGCATCAGACTTCGCAAGAAGATATTGAATAATGACCTGCGTGCCAAGACACTTGCAAAGGCAAAGAGGGACGCATAA
- a CDS encoding steroid 5-alpha reductase family enzyme, with the protein MDTVRESKSFSILVITGIYLMAALLGLGIYILLPFSFWLDLLIADVVSTVFVFLFSMFFKNASVYDPYWSVQPVVIVMYFACYYNITPATALLLISIFYWGIRLTGNWAYTFGGLNCQDWRYTKFENEKGRLYPFINFTGIHMMPTLIVYLCTLPAVFVIRNEMNANIGSYIGAAVCILAATLQLTADIQMQKYRKSGEHGLIRTGLWKYARHPNYLGEILMWWGVSIQAVSVMPECWWLIAGAISNTIMFFTVSIPLADKRQSQKPGYAEYKKATRSLLPLPKKQATI; encoded by the coding sequence ATGGATACGGTCAGGGAAAGCAAGTCATTCAGCATACTGGTGATCACCGGCATCTATCTGATGGCGGCGCTTTTGGGACTCGGTATTTATATACTGCTTCCTTTTTCTTTCTGGCTTGATCTTCTGATCGCCGACGTTGTCTCAACAGTATTTGTTTTCTTATTCAGCATGTTTTTCAAGAATGCTTCCGTATACGATCCTTACTGGAGCGTACAGCCAGTTGTGATCGTGATGTATTTCGCATGCTATTACAATATTACTCCGGCAACTGCCCTGTTACTTATATCGATATTCTATTGGGGAATAAGACTGACCGGAAACTGGGCTTATACTTTCGGAGGCTTAAACTGCCAGGACTGGCGCTATACCAAATTCGAAAATGAGAAGGGCAGGCTCTATCCGTTCATTAACTTTACGGGCATTCACATGATGCCTACACTTATCGTCTATCTTTGTACTCTTCCTGCCGTTTTCGTAATAAGGAATGAGATGAACGCAAACATAGGAAGCTATATAGGAGCTGCAGTATGCATATTGGCAGCGACCCTCCAGCTTACAGCCGACATCCAGATGCAGAAGTACAGAAAAAGCGGCGAGCACGGACTTATCCGCACGGGCCTTTGGAAATATGCAAGGCACCCTAATTATCTTGGCGAGATACTGATGTGGTGGGGAGTAAGTATCCAGGCCGTATCTGTTATGCCGGAATGCTGGTGGCTTATAGCAGGCGCTATATCCAATACGATAATGTTCTTTACGGTAAGTATTCCTCTGGCAGATAAGAGACAGTCACAAAAGCCCGGCTATGCCGAATATAAGAAAGCTACAAGGAGTCTTTTGCCGTTACCAAAAAAGCAGGCAACTATATGA
- a CDS encoding LSU ribosomal protein L32P, producing the protein MAHPKRKWSKARTARHRSAWKLNMPGLVECPQCHAKMLRRTVCKNCGYLDGKQVIKVDEDI; encoded by the coding sequence ATGGCACATCCGAAGCGTAAATGGTCGAAGGCAAGGACAGCTCGTCACAGAAGCGCATGGAAACTTAACATGCCGGGTCTCGTTGAATGTCCCCAGTGTCATGCTAAGATGCTTCGCCGCACGGTCTGCAAGAACTGCGGTTACCTGGATGGAAAACAGGTTATCAAGGTCGACGAAGACATTTGA
- a CDS encoding GTP-binding protein: protein MSKPVVAIVGRPNVGKSSLFNTIYGERISIVHDTPGVTRDRIYAETSWCGRDFIMIDTGGIEPDTGDDIILQQMRIQAEIAIETADVILFMCDLKSGLTAADEEIAVMLRKAGRPVVVCVNKSDYVGDPPPEFYEFYNLGLEDVCAISAAHKLGLGEMLDMVVSKFPPADETEGKDETIRVAIIGRPNAGKSSLCNKLAGAERSIVSDIAGTTRDTIDSLIENEYGSFTIVDTAGMRKKGKIEDVIERYSMVRALAAVDRADVCVILIDAEAGVTEQDARIAGLAHDNGKASVIVINKWDLIDKQTGTLETMEKIVKDRLPFMDYAPVLFISAKTGQRVDKIYPLIKMAYDNSRKRLTTSVLNKMISEAVTQVPTPQDKGRHLRIYYGTQVSVQPPTIALFVNDKELSHFSYERYLENQLRRNFGFEGVPIRLLLRNKNGEED, encoded by the coding sequence ATGAGCAAACCGGTCGTGGCAATAGTAGGAAGACCTAATGTAGGTAAATCCTCTCTATTCAACACAATCTATGGAGAGCGTATCTCCATCGTTCATGACACCCCAGGTGTCACCAGAGACCGTATCTATGCTGAGACTTCCTGGTGCGGCAGAGACTTCATTATGATCGATACGGGCGGTATTGAGCCTGACACGGGAGATGACATTATTTTGCAGCAGATGCGCATCCAGGCTGAGATTGCGATCGAGACTGCAGATGTCATCCTTTTTATGTGCGACCTTAAGAGCGGCCTTACGGCAGCTGATGAGGAGATCGCCGTAATGCTCCGTAAAGCGGGACGTCCCGTTGTCGTCTGCGTAAACAAATCAGACTATGTAGGCGATCCTCCGCCGGAATTCTATGAGTTCTATAACCTGGGATTAGAGGATGTATGCGCTATTTCGGCAGCTCACAAGCTCGGCTTGGGCGAGATGCTCGATATGGTCGTATCAAAGTTCCCTCCGGCAGATGAGACTGAAGGCAAGGACGAGACGATCAGAGTCGCAATCATCGGCAGACCTAATGCAGGCAAGTCTTCTTTGTGTAACAAGCTTGCAGGCGCCGAGAGGAGCATCGTTTCCGATATTGCCGGAACTACAAGAGACACAATAGACTCCCTGATTGAGAATGAATATGGTTCATTTACGATCGTGGATACTGCCGGCATGCGCAAAAAGGGCAAGATCGAAGACGTCATTGAGCGTTATTCGATGGTAAGAGCCTTAGCAGCAGTAGACAGGGCAGATGTATGTGTGATCCTGATCGATGCCGAAGCGGGTGTCACAGAGCAGGATGCAAGGATCGCAGGCCTAGCCCACGATAACGGCAAGGCTTCCGTGATCGTTATAAACAAGTGGGATCTTATCGATAAGCAGACAGGTACATTGGAGACCATGGAAAAGATCGTAAAAGACCGTCTTCCTTTTATGGATTATGCGCCTGTACTCTTTATCTCGGCTAAGACGGGCCAGCGTGTAGATAAAATCTACCCCTTGATCAAGATGGCATATGACAATTCCAGAAAACGCCTTACCACAAGCGTTCTTAATAAGATGATCTCGGAGGCTGTAACACAGGTCCCGACTCCTCAGGACAAGGGAAGACATCTCCGTATCTACTATGGCACACAGGTATCCGTGCAGCCGCCTACGATCGCACTTTTCGTAAACGACAAGGAATTGTCGCATTTTTCCTATGAGCGTTATCTCGAAAACCAGCTTAGAAGAAACTTCGGCTTCGAAGGTGTTCCTATCCGTCTCCTTTTGCGTAATAAGAATGGCGAAGAAGACTGA